In the genome of Mycobacterium kansasii ATCC 12478, one region contains:
- the ripA gene encoding NlpC/P60 family peptidoglycan endopeptidase RipA — protein MRRTRGGSASRSAARLVRPAIPSVVSVLLLVSTPGLAPASPGTDPIAALIAEVAKANQRLEDLSAAVEMEQESVNKAMVAVETARDEATAAEHELEISQQAVKDANAAISAAQHRFDSFAAATYMNGPSDGYLTAKSPDDIIAAATATRAMTASTQTVMANLQRARTEQVNKESAARLAKQKADKAAAEAKASQDAAVAALTDTQRKFDEQREEVNRLAAERDEAQARLQAARLVAWSSAGGQGTPAEMWDPGAGPGGGRRWDGWDPSLPQIPSANIPGDPIAVVNQVLGYSATSAQVTAQMGRNFLQQLGILKPTDTGITNAPAGSTHAGRIPRVYGRQASEYVIRRGMSQIGVPYSWGGGNAAGPSKGIDSGAGITGFDCSGLVLYSFAGVGIKLPHYSGSQYNLGRKIPTSQMRRGDVIFYGPGGSQHVTIYLGDGQMLEAPDIGLKVRVAPVRTSGMTPFVVRYIEW, from the coding sequence ATGAGACGGACCCGAGGTGGCTCTGCTTCACGATCGGCAGCACGGTTGGTGCGACCGGCCATTCCGTCGGTAGTGAGCGTGCTCTTGCTGGTATCGACTCCCGGACTGGCACCCGCCAGTCCCGGCACTGATCCCATCGCCGCGCTGATCGCGGAGGTCGCCAAGGCCAATCAGCGGCTGGAGGACCTCAGCGCCGCCGTGGAGATGGAGCAGGAGAGCGTCAACAAAGCGATGGTCGCCGTGGAGACCGCTCGTGACGAGGCCACCGCTGCCGAACATGAACTCGAGATCAGTCAACAGGCCGTCAAGGACGCCAACGCGGCGATCTCTGCAGCCCAACACCGATTCGACAGCTTCGCGGCGGCCACCTATATGAATGGCCCGTCCGACGGCTACCTGACCGCCAAGAGCCCCGACGACATCATCGCCGCCGCAACCGCGACGAGGGCGATGACCGCCAGCACCCAGACGGTGATGGCCAACCTGCAGCGGGCCCGAACCGAACAAGTGAACAAGGAATCGGCGGCCCGGCTGGCCAAGCAGAAGGCCGACAAGGCCGCTGCCGAGGCGAAAGCAAGCCAGGACGCGGCGGTGGCCGCCCTCACCGACACCCAGCGCAAGTTCGACGAACAGCGCGAGGAGGTCAATCGCCTGGCCGCAGAGCGTGACGAGGCGCAGGCCAGGCTGCAGGCGGCCAGGCTGGTCGCCTGGTCCTCGGCCGGCGGGCAGGGCACGCCCGCTGAGATGTGGGACCCGGGCGCAGGACCCGGCGGCGGCCGCCGCTGGGACGGGTGGGACCCGTCGTTGCCGCAGATTCCCAGCGCTAACATCCCCGGCGACCCGATCGCCGTGGTCAACCAGGTGTTGGGCTACTCGGCGACCTCGGCGCAGGTCACCGCCCAGATGGGACGAAACTTCCTGCAGCAGCTGGGCATCCTCAAACCCACCGACACCGGCATCACCAACGCCCCGGCGGGTTCGACGCATGCCGGCCGGATTCCGCGGGTCTACGGACGTCAGGCCAGCGAGTACGTGATCCGTCGGGGCATGTCACAGATCGGGGTTCCGTATTCCTGGGGTGGCGGCAATGCCGCGGGCCCCAGCAAGGGCATCGACTCCGGGGCCGGCATTACCGGCTTCGACTGTTCCGGACTGGTCTTGTATTCGTTTGCCGGGGTCGGCATCAAGCTGCCGCACTACTCGGGTTCGCAATACAACCTGGGCCGCAAGATCCCGACTTCCCAGATGCGTCGCGGCGACGTCATCTTCTACGGCCCCGGCGGCAGCCAGCACGTGACGATCTACCTGGGCGACGGTCAGA
- a CDS encoding DUF6676 family protein, which produces MTGHDTAGQLPLPQTIPFLPAYIPQDVDMTAVKAQVAAVGVSAPPPAVPGLLEVVNHAHDEGINLKIVLLDHNPPNDTPLRDIATVVGADYKDATVLVLSPSYVGSYSTQYPRVTLEAGEDHSKTGNPVQSAQNFLHELDTPEFPWAGLTIFLLIAVLAAAVGTRFMQLRARRSATSGDSADTISDQAGQGI; this is translated from the coding sequence ATGACCGGGCACGACACCGCAGGCCAGCTGCCGTTACCCCAGACGATCCCGTTCCTGCCGGCCTATATTCCACAGGACGTCGACATGACGGCGGTCAAGGCACAAGTCGCCGCGGTCGGCGTCAGCGCGCCACCGCCCGCCGTGCCAGGATTGCTCGAGGTGGTCAACCACGCGCACGACGAGGGCATCAACCTCAAGATCGTCCTGCTGGACCACAACCCGCCCAATGACACTCCGTTGCGGGATATCGCGACCGTGGTGGGAGCCGACTACAAGGACGCGACGGTGTTGGTGCTCAGTCCCAGCTACGTCGGCAGCTACAGCACGCAATACCCGCGGGTCACCCTGGAGGCGGGGGAGGACCATTCCAAGACGGGCAACCCGGTGCAGTCCGCACAGAATTTCTTGCACGAGCTGGACACACCGGAGTTTCCCTGGGCCGGATTGACCATTTTTTTGCTGATTGCGGTGCTTGCCGCAGCCGTCGGCACCCGGTTCATGCAGCTGCGCGCCCGGCGGTCAGCAACCTCGGGTGACAGTGCCGACACGATTTCGGATCAAGCCGGCCAGGGCATCTAG